From one Candidatus Methanoplasma termitum genomic stretch:
- a CDS encoding serine protein kinase RIO produces the protein MEQRVDALKTHKTGDERQTEGEVFDKKTLLTIYDLMKGGFIDTIQFPISTGKEGNVFFATDEDGDPLAIKIFRTSTATFKSFGKYIEGDPRFKGIGGNRWKLIYAWTNKEFKNLQRYAEAGLPVPEPITFQQNCLLMEYIGNENGPAPQLKDVKLEEPTEMYDEVLSFIIDGWKDAHLVHGDLSEYNVLVLDGQPIMIDCGQAMTNDFFNAKDLLIRDIANINRFFKNRGADIIDSAKVLDEVLNGSDDDEEEEE, from the coding sequence TTGGAACAGCGCGTCGATGCGCTGAAGACCCATAAAACAGGTGACGAGCGTCAGACAGAGGGTGAAGTTTTCGATAAAAAGACGCTTTTGACCATATATGATCTCATGAAAGGCGGTTTCATCGACACCATTCAGTTCCCTATTTCAACGGGGAAAGAGGGGAATGTGTTCTTCGCAACAGATGAGGACGGCGATCCGCTGGCGATCAAGATATTCAGGACCTCGACGGCCACTTTCAAAAGCTTCGGTAAGTATATCGAGGGGGATCCGCGGTTCAAAGGTATCGGCGGTAACAGATGGAAGCTGATCTATGCATGGACCAACAAAGAGTTCAAGAACCTCCAGAGGTACGCCGAAGCGGGGTTGCCCGTACCGGAACCTATTACATTCCAGCAGAACTGTCTTCTTATGGAATACATCGGCAACGAGAACGGCCCGGCGCCGCAGCTGAAGGATGTGAAGCTTGAAGAACCGACCGAAATGTACGATGAGGTCCTTTCCTTTATCATCGACGGATGGAAGGATGCGCATCTGGTACATGGGGATCTCAGTGAATATAACGTACTCGTATTGGACGGTCAGCCGATCATGATCGACTGCGGACAGGCGATGACCAATGACTTTTTCAATGCAAAGGACCTATTGATAAGGGACATAGCGAACATCAACCGATTCTTCAAGAACAGAGGAGCGGACATAATAGATTCCGCCAAAGTTCTGGACGAAGTACTTAATGGTTCGGATGACGACGAGGAGGAAGAGGAATGA
- the eif1A gene encoding translation initiation factor eIF-1A, producing MPAEEQPFESTEEDVSRVRMPNIKEGEMFGIADQLLGASKIKVMCEDGVSRVGRIPGKIKKRMWIREGDLLIISLWDFQPDKCDVRFRYTRTQAVNLSKKGKVPKSLDVF from the coding sequence ATGCCCGCAGAAGAGCAGCCATTCGAGAGTACAGAGGAGGACGTATCACGTGTACGCATGCCGAACATAAAAGAAGGAGAGATGTTCGGGATAGCCGACCAGCTGCTCGGCGCATCAAAGATCAAAGTGATGTGCGAGGATGGCGTGTCGAGAGTGGGCCGTATCCCCGGCAAGATCAAAAAGAGGATGTGGATACGCGAGGGTGATCTCCTGATAATCTCGCTTTGGGATTTCCAGCCTGACAAATGCGATGTCAGGTTCAGGTATACCCGGACACAGGCGGTAAATCTCAGCAAGAAAGGAAAAGTGCCGAAGAGTCTGGATGTTTTCTGA
- a CDS encoding redox-regulated ATPase YchF: MQVGIVGKPNVGKSTYFSAATMATVEIANYPFTTIAPNKGIAYVRTPCACKILGVQCTPHNSICMNGTRMVPIELLDVAGLVPDAWEGKGLGNKFLDDLRQADAYINVVDASGTTDIEGNVIAAGKYDPTEDVVFLRKEIALWMREIIKNGLGKIARQAKIQGTKQEAILQERLTGLNITEGQIKEALRHVELPQDPTLWDDDTLLSLCIRIRELSKPMIIAMNKSDIAPPENLEKLRKMGDHAIPTLAETELALKKAATAGLIDYIPGNPSFTIKPGITLNDGQKKALGYMADKMKLFNGTGVQSCLEECVFRILDLIAVYPVEDESKYTDHFNRVLPDCILMKRGSNARDLAYKVHTELGDKFIRAINAKTKRTVGADYVLQDGDVIRIVANK, translated from the coding sequence ATGCAGGTCGGTATAGTAGGAAAACCGAATGTGGGGAAGTCGACATACTTCAGCGCCGCAACGATGGCTACGGTGGAGATCGCAAATTACCCCTTTACCACGATAGCTCCGAACAAAGGCATCGCATACGTCAGGACGCCTTGCGCATGCAAGATCCTCGGAGTTCAATGCACCCCACACAACTCAATTTGTATGAACGGGACGAGGATGGTCCCGATAGAATTGCTGGATGTCGCGGGTCTGGTCCCGGACGCCTGGGAAGGAAAAGGTCTCGGAAATAAATTCTTGGATGATCTGAGACAGGCGGATGCGTACATCAATGTGGTGGATGCCAGCGGGACCACTGATATTGAAGGGAATGTCATCGCCGCGGGGAAGTACGATCCCACCGAAGATGTTGTCTTCCTGAGAAAAGAGATCGCGCTTTGGATGAGGGAGATCATAAAGAACGGACTGGGCAAGATCGCAAGACAGGCGAAGATCCAGGGTACAAAACAGGAGGCCATACTTCAGGAGAGACTCACCGGCCTCAATATCACCGAAGGGCAGATCAAAGAAGCTCTGAGGCATGTGGAACTGCCGCAGGACCCCACATTATGGGATGACGATACTCTGCTGTCACTATGCATAAGGATAAGAGAATTGTCCAAACCGATGATAATCGCAATGAATAAATCTGACATCGCTCCGCCCGAGAACCTTGAAAAATTGAGGAAGATGGGGGATCACGCGATCCCGACACTCGCCGAGACCGAACTCGCTTTGAAAAAAGCAGCTACGGCGGGACTTATTGATTATATACCGGGCAATCCAAGTTTTACTATCAAACCCGGGATCACCCTTAACGACGGTCAGAAGAAAGCGCTTGGCTACATGGCGGACAAAATGAAACTGTTCAACGGCACAGGCGTACAGTCTTGTTTAGAGGAATGCGTCTTTAGGATATTGGACCTTATCGCCGTTTATCCGGTCGAGGACGAGTCGAAGTACACCGATCACTTCAACCGGGTGCTGCCAGATTGCATCTTGATGAAAAGAGGCTCCAACGCAAGGGATCTGGCATATAAGGTACACACCGAACTCGGGGACAAGTTCATAAGAGCGATAAACGCCAAGACGAAACGGACCGTCGGTGCGGATTATGTGCTTCAGGATGGGGATGTAATAAGAATAGTGGCAAACAAGTGA
- a CDS encoding KH domain-containing protein, producing the protein MRSVKIPSDRIGTLVGKDGATKRMIEKMSGIRLDITPEGDVNFNEEAKGADPLKVLMLMDVLKAVGRGFNPDRAVRLFEDDEYFESFDLKEAAGSKSNQLERVRGRLIGAGGRTRQIIEELTGCYMSVYGNTVSLIGNSVSLPVAKHAVELILNGSEHATVYSYLESQRPRLRIAEMGFDL; encoded by the coding sequence ATGAGGTCCGTTAAGATACCGAGCGACCGCATCGGTACGCTCGTAGGAAAGGACGGCGCGACGAAAAGGATGATCGAGAAGATGTCCGGGATAAGGCTGGACATCACTCCGGAGGGGGATGTGAACTTCAACGAAGAAGCGAAAGGCGCCGATCCTCTTAAGGTCCTGATGCTGATGGATGTTCTGAAAGCGGTCGGAAGGGGATTCAACCCCGACCGTGCGGTGAGACTGTTTGAGGATGACGAATACTTCGAATCATTCGACCTGAAAGAAGCGGCGGGGAGCAAATCCAACCAGCTTGAGAGGGTCAGAGGAAGGCTGATCGGCGCCGGGGGCAGAACAAGACAGATAATAGAGGAACTGACCGGCTGCTATATGTCGGTGTACGGGAATACCGTCTCTTTGATAGGGAACTCCGTAAGCCTTCCAGTGGCGAAGCATGCGGTCGAACTGATCCTCAACGGAAGCGAACATGCCACAGTCTACAGTTACCTTGAAAGTCAGCGTCCCAGGCTCAGAATCGCCGAGATGGGCTTTGATCTGTGA
- a CDS encoding DNA-directed DNA polymerase, translated as METTDIRLITASYSSDAAGNVLVELFGKTRDKRSITVLYGGFDPYFFIVDPSSNTEASLKPDPEIIRTEKNRLFYKGADHDVLKVTIKSPWKVPDYRNEWKKKGFIVLAADIPFHHRFVYDKDMGSCIRVVGERTKGPYTTDIIMKMSSFENIESFDPGLRILSFDIENSIKNDAIYTICSVVEEDGIYRTLEALTGGEEDIITRFAEQIRKEDPDVITGYNIDNYDIRHILKRADANKMKEAMPWGRDLGQPRDVNDRFWRLKGRIIIDAWWAVKRELRPKQETLNAVSMQLLGESKMDVDPKQMDDEWKNNREKVIEYCKKDAELALKILINVGTVRKGMDLATVAKLPLDDALNAGSSQLADSLLIREADRQKVGIPLTGRRESEDQIEGGYVHTMNPGLYHWVCVLDFKSMYPSLIIAKNICFTTLSQQGTIVAPSGARFLSPEKRVGILPKILKDLMRQRDEIKARMKATSDEYEKRYLNGLQEAVKVLMNTFYGVFASSFYRFTDKSIGAAITAFARENVKRIISDVESEGISVIYSDTDSVFMHSPKEDLEGAVEFGKRMAKRFSEEGRTLEFEKLMEPLFSHGKKKRYVGRVVWPTKSEELLVRGYEIRRSDSFDLQSRLLKELFEKILDEKNDEAMAMVKGMIKDTISKNVDVADLVISRTCKDPASYENPERMSNVQAALKMKERKYNFIPGMKVSWIVTNGGVVPQQVEPYMSGVEFTAEPDYKYYAERLAQTASRITEVFGWTESDLLAGSQQKTLFDDDFGGKSAPEKKKKEETVTSAKAPPKRPKLDDFF; from the coding sequence ATGGAAACTACCGATATCCGACTCATAACGGCATCTTACAGCAGCGACGCCGCCGGCAACGTCCTTGTTGAGCTGTTCGGTAAAACAAGAGACAAGAGATCCATAACCGTCCTTTACGGCGGGTTCGATCCTTATTTTTTCATTGTGGACCCGAGCAGCAATACCGAAGCGAGCCTGAAACCGGATCCGGAGATAATAAGAACGGAAAAGAACCGCCTTTTTTACAAAGGAGCAGACCATGATGTTCTGAAGGTCACCATCAAGTCCCCATGGAAGGTCCCCGATTACAGGAACGAGTGGAAAAAGAAAGGTTTCATAGTGCTGGCAGCAGACATACCTTTCCATCACAGATTTGTCTACGACAAAGATATGGGCTCCTGTATAAGGGTCGTCGGAGAGAGAACAAAAGGTCCCTATACGACAGACATTATCATGAAGATGTCCTCTTTCGAGAACATCGAGTCCTTCGATCCAGGACTGAGGATCCTTTCGTTCGATATCGAGAACAGCATCAAGAATGATGCCATTTACACCATTTGTTCGGTAGTCGAAGAGGATGGCATATATCGGACACTCGAAGCCCTGACAGGTGGCGAAGAGGATATAATAACAAGATTTGCAGAACAGATAAGGAAAGAGGATCCGGACGTCATTACAGGGTACAACATAGACAACTACGATATCAGACACATACTGAAAAGGGCAGATGCCAACAAAATGAAGGAAGCGATGCCCTGGGGCAGGGATCTCGGACAGCCGCGTGATGTGAACGACAGATTTTGGAGGCTTAAAGGAAGAATAATAATCGATGCGTGGTGGGCGGTAAAGCGCGAACTCAGACCTAAACAAGAGACGCTGAACGCAGTTTCCATGCAGCTTCTCGGCGAATCGAAGATGGATGTCGATCCTAAGCAAATGGATGATGAATGGAAGAACAACAGAGAAAAGGTCATCGAATATTGTAAGAAAGATGCAGAGCTTGCTCTGAAGATACTCATTAACGTGGGAACAGTAAGGAAAGGGATGGATCTAGCGACCGTAGCAAAGCTTCCGCTCGACGATGCTCTTAATGCGGGTTCTTCGCAGCTTGCCGATTCCCTTTTGATAAGGGAAGCGGACAGGCAAAAAGTAGGCATCCCTCTCACAGGAAGGAGAGAATCAGAAGACCAGATCGAAGGAGGATATGTTCACACGATGAACCCGGGATTGTACCACTGGGTATGTGTACTCGATTTCAAATCGATGTATCCTTCTCTGATAATCGCCAAGAACATCTGCTTCACTACTTTGTCCCAACAAGGTACTATCGTTGCGCCCTCCGGCGCAAGGTTCCTGTCTCCCGAGAAAAGAGTGGGGATACTGCCAAAGATCCTGAAAGACCTGATGCGTCAAAGAGATGAGATCAAAGCGAGAATGAAAGCGACATCGGACGAATATGAGAAGAGATACCTCAACGGTCTTCAGGAGGCCGTAAAGGTGCTTATGAACACATTCTACGGGGTTTTCGCATCATCCTTTTACAGATTCACAGATAAGAGCATAGGCGCCGCAATAACCGCATTCGCAAGGGAAAATGTGAAGAGGATCATCAGCGACGTTGAGAGCGAAGGGATATCCGTGATCTATTCGGACACGGACTCTGTGTTCATGCATTCTCCCAAAGAGGATCTGGAAGGCGCGGTAGAGTTCGGAAAGAGGATGGCAAAGAGATTCTCCGAAGAGGGAAGGACCTTGGAATTCGAGAAATTGATGGAGCCCCTCTTCTCACACGGAAAGAAGAAGAGGTATGTGGGAAGGGTGGTCTGGCCTACAAAGAGCGAAGAACTCCTTGTAAGAGGGTATGAGATAAGGAGGTCGGACTCATTCGATCTCCAGAGCCGTCTTTTAAAGGAATTGTTCGAAAAGATCCTCGACGAGAAGAACGATGAGGCCATGGCAATGGTCAAGGGCATGATCAAAGACACAATTTCCAAGAATGTCGACGTCGCCGACCTGGTGATATCCCGAACGTGTAAGGACCCAGCATCATATGAGAACCCGGAGAGAATGAGCAATGTCCAGGCGGCGTTGAAAATGAAAGAGAGAAAATACAACTTCATTCCGGGAATGAAGGTCTCCTGGATAGTTACGAACGGCGGCGTTGTGCCGCAGCAGGTGGAACCGTACATGAGCGGCGTAGAGTTCACAGCGGAACCGGATTACAAATATTATGCGGAAAGATTGGCACAGACGGCTTCCAGGATCACGGAGGTATTCGGTTGGACCGAGAGCGATCTCTTGGCAGGAAGCCAACAGAAGACCCTGTTCGATGACGACTTTGGCGGGAAAAGCGCACCGGAGAAAAAGAAAAAAGAAGAGACCGTGACTTCGGCAAAGGCTCCTCCGAAAAGACCTAAACTGGATGATTTCTTCTGA
- a CDS encoding DUF655 domain-containing protein — protein MEEYAYVLDYLSQGVPTSNFGKKEPVCYALGDDEFKLFELVPKPTAIVNIGERVYIGKDPAKRMVIDHVKRRVGPGDLTNSALSELEYCITDIVMANQQRFIRFFNEAEPISMRKHLLEELPGLGKKTMTAILDERSKNGHFKDFKDLSERAAIKNPEKLITARIALEVKSNDMKRYLFVSK, from the coding sequence TTGGAAGAGTACGCATACGTTCTGGACTATCTTTCTCAGGGTGTGCCCACAAGTAATTTCGGCAAGAAGGAGCCGGTTTGCTATGCCTTGGGTGATGACGAATTCAAACTTTTCGAGCTTGTTCCGAAACCGACCGCGATCGTCAACATCGGCGAGAGAGTATACATAGGGAAGGATCCCGCAAAGAGGATGGTCATCGACCACGTAAAGAGGCGGGTCGGACCGGGAGATCTCACGAACAGCGCGCTGTCAGAGCTGGAATACTGCATCACCGATATCGTTATGGCAAATCAGCAGAGATTCATCAGATTCTTCAACGAGGCAGAACCGATATCAATGAGGAAGCACCTTCTTGAAGAACTACCCGGGCTGGGAAAGAAGACGATGACCGCGATACTCGATGAGCGCAGCAAGAACGGCCACTTCAAGGATTTCAAGGATCTCAGCGAACGTGCCGCCATAAAGAATCCCGAGAAGCTGATAACCGCACGCATTGCGCTTGAAGTGAAAAGCAACGACATGAAGCGCTACCTATTCGTGTCCAAATGA
- a CDS encoding RNA polymerase Rpb4 family protein, with amino-acid sequence MSEQYITLAEVRDLLTEEHEKRELLTSQKAAMEHARTICELSAENAKKIIEEVRTINGVTEYTAVKVADILPQYPEDVRAIFSKERITLDQKTIDRIIEVVGKYL; translated from the coding sequence ATGTCTGAGCAATACATAACATTGGCCGAGGTCAGGGACCTTCTCACTGAAGAGCATGAGAAAAGGGAGCTCCTTACTTCGCAGAAGGCCGCAATGGAACATGCGAGGACAATTTGCGAGCTCTCCGCAGAGAACGCAAAGAAGATCATCGAAGAGGTCCGCACAATAAACGGTGTGACGGAATATACCGCGGTAAAGGTTGCGGATATACTTCCCCAATACCCGGAAGACGTAAGGGCGATATTTTCAAAAGAAAGGATAACACTTGACCAAAAGACCATCGATCGAATAATCGAGGTAGTAGGTAAATATCTGTAA
- a CDS encoding tRNA pseudouridine(54/55) synthase Pus10, with protein sequence MEDWVYDNLDKAERLASEGLCDHCLGRMFGKVGTGMTNDARGRMIREALSEKGVKTENPEMCSLCENVFNLMPRFADAVAENINSVRSDNFLVGSRVEPEIADKEKALWEKYGLENAESIKTELNREIGKLALPKINRPVEFKNPQVVACIDTRFADVTLDIAPIFIAGRYFKYSREIPQTIWPCRVCKGKGCPRCGGTGKMYQTSVQEIIGDIAAEMSEGTEHFFHGMGREDIDACMLGNGRPFVLEISKPRIRDIDLDELEKRANMSELAGYIGLHFVPREAVQEYKAADPDKTYKARVRSEGKVNKERLYEVALSFKNVHIDQRTPRRVEHRRADLVRNREVRWVEAEMIGDDVFDLTVNADAGTYIKEFVSGDDGRTVPNFSDALGVKCVVQTLDVISINYQESTRD encoded by the coding sequence ATGGAAGACTGGGTATACGATAACTTAGATAAGGCCGAAAGGTTGGCATCGGAAGGACTATGCGACCACTGTCTCGGCAGGATGTTCGGGAAGGTCGGAACGGGCATGACCAATGACGCACGCGGCCGGATGATAAGAGAGGCGCTTTCTGAAAAAGGGGTCAAGACAGAGAATCCGGAGATGTGCAGCCTCTGCGAGAATGTTTTTAATCTCATGCCGAGGTTCGCCGATGCTGTGGCAGAGAACATCAACAGCGTCCGATCGGACAATTTCCTTGTAGGGTCAAGGGTCGAGCCGGAGATAGCGGATAAGGAGAAGGCCTTATGGGAAAAATACGGGCTTGAGAACGCCGAATCCATCAAGACAGAGCTGAATCGCGAGATAGGAAAACTCGCACTGCCGAAGATCAACCGTCCGGTCGAGTTCAAGAACCCTCAGGTCGTGGCATGCATAGATACCAGATTTGCAGATGTGACGCTGGACATCGCACCCATTTTCATCGCCGGAAGATACTTCAAGTACAGCCGCGAGATCCCTCAGACCATCTGGCCGTGCAGGGTCTGCAAAGGTAAAGGATGTCCGAGATGCGGCGGCACGGGCAAGATGTACCAGACATCTGTTCAGGAGATCATAGGCGATATCGCGGCGGAGATGTCCGAAGGAACCGAACATTTCTTCCACGGTATGGGAAGAGAGGACATCGACGCCTGCATGCTGGGTAACGGAAGGCCGTTCGTGCTTGAGATAAGCAAGCCCAGGATCAGGGATATAGATCTCGACGAACTTGAGAAAAGAGCAAATATGTCCGAGCTTGCGGGATATATCGGTCTTCACTTCGTACCGCGCGAAGCGGTGCAGGAATACAAAGCCGCAGATCCCGATAAAACCTATAAAGCAAGAGTAAGATCTGAGGGTAAAGTTAATAAAGAAAGGCTATATGAGGTAGCTTTATCATTCAAGAATGTCCACATTGACCAGAGGACTCCACGCAGGGTCGAGCACAGACGCGCCGACCTTGTGAGAAACAGAGAGGTCCGATGGGTCGAGGCGGAGATGATCGGAGATGACGTGTTCGACCTCACCGTGAACGCCGATGCCGGGACCTACATCAAAGAGTTCGTTTCGGGCGACGACGGAAGGACCGTACCGAACTTCTCCGATGCGCTCGGCGTGAAATGTGTGGTGCAGACGCTTGACGTGATATCGATCAACTATCAAGAATCAACGAGGGATTAA
- a CDS encoding helix-turn-helix domain-containing protein, with product MAGIELIPISKPVDLKFIEGKLKEIEAESKKQKKAGERLEFIRLRYLGYSVPEACMIKGITIQTGYNWQSSWNENGIDSVMPNYGGGRPSAMTLEQKERFRDAVARDMMTTVEAGAFVREHFGIEFTPKHIRSMLRSMGFRHAKPYDVDYRRPADAEGILKKDSEQRWTL from the coding sequence ATGGCGGGAATTGAACTGATACCGATCTCGAAGCCTGTCGACCTGAAGTTCATCGAAGGAAAGCTGAAAGAGATAGAGGCAGAGAGCAAGAAACAAAAGAAAGCGGGCGAAAGACTTGAGTTCATCAGATTGAGGTATCTTGGATATTCGGTCCCGGAAGCGTGCATGATCAAAGGCATAACCATTCAGACCGGATACAATTGGCAGAGTTCCTGGAACGAGAACGGCATTGATTCCGTAATGCCTAACTACGGAGGCGGGAGACCCTCCGCCATGACCCTTGAACAGAAAGAAAGGTTCAGGGATGCGGTGGCAAGGGACATGATGACCACCGTTGAGGCCGGGGCGTTCGTAAGAGAACATTTCGGTATCGAATTCACTCCGAAACACATCCGTTCCATGCTCAGGTCCATGGGATTCAGACATGCCAAGCCGTATGATGTCGATTATCGGCGCCCTGCCGATGCGGAAGGCATTTTAAAAAAAGACTCGGAACAGCGCTGGACTCTGTGA
- a CDS encoding IS630 family transposase — protein sequence MSLNDIAWGFADESAQRISVNTARVWSLGRPVRKMNSDRVNANTFGFYAINGNSSVLFPESSKGADMCAFLDAIRAANGNTKVLMILDNGRIHHTKAVRSHAAELNIEFLFLPPYSPQFNPIEFIWKTVKARVSGMFLLCKDHLVEFVKETFMKESLKMSYAEGWKRTFLIDHESK from the coding sequence GTGAGCCTGAACGATATCGCCTGGGGGTTCGCAGACGAATCCGCACAGAGGATCAGCGTAAACACCGCAAGAGTGTGGTCGTTGGGAAGACCCGTTCGAAAGATGAACTCCGATCGTGTGAACGCCAACACATTCGGGTTCTATGCGATCAACGGTAATTCTTCCGTGCTGTTCCCGGAATCATCCAAAGGCGCTGACATGTGTGCTTTTCTTGATGCGATCCGCGCAGCCAACGGAAACACGAAAGTGCTGATGATATTGGATAACGGCAGGATCCATCATACAAAGGCAGTGAGATCCCATGCGGCCGAACTCAATATCGAGTTCCTTTTCCTTCCGCCGTATTCTCCGCAGTTCAATCCGATCGAATTCATATGGAAGACCGTCAAAGCAAGGGTCTCCGGTATGTTCCTTCTCTGCAAAGATCATCTGGTGGAGTTTGTTAAAGAGACATTCATGAAAGAATCCCTGAAAATGAGCTATGCTGAAGGATGGAAGAGGACTTTTTTAATCGACCATGAGTCTAAATAG
- a CDS encoding 50S ribosomal protein L15e: MADEDQQQEVRPVNGKSMYSYIGEAWKNPSKTYLKELNHQRRIEWRREENFIRIERPTRLDRARALGYKAKQGYVVVRGHVRKGSFQKRAITAGRRPKRKGINKITTGKSLQRMAEERAAKRYPNLEVLNSYWVGADGIQEWYEIILVDPAHPVIKADPKINWICESNNKNRVYRGLTSAGIAGRGLRNKGNGAEKNRPSIKAKGRRGK, encoded by the coding sequence ATGGCTGACGAAGATCAACAGCAAGAAGTACGCCCGGTCAACGGGAAAAGTATGTACAGTTATATCGGGGAAGCTTGGAAGAACCCGAGCAAGACCTATTTGAAAGAGCTCAACCACCAGAGAAGGATCGAGTGGAGGAGAGAGGAGAACTTCATCAGGATCGAGAGACCCACAAGGCTTGACAGGGCAAGAGCCCTCGGATACAAGGCCAAACAGGGCTACGTCGTGGTGAGGGGACACGTAAGGAAAGGTTCTTTCCAGAAGAGAGCTATCACTGCGGGAAGGAGACCTAAGAGAAAAGGTATCAACAAGATAACAACCGGCAAGAGCCTCCAGAGAATGGCTGAGGAGAGAGCCGCGAAGAGATACCCCAACCTTGAGGTACTGAACTCCTACTGGGTCGGAGCGGACGGAATACAGGAGTGGTACGAGATCATCTTGGTCGATCCTGCGCACCCTGTGATCAAAGCGGATCCGAAAATCAACTGGATCTGTGAGTCCAACAACAAGAACCGCGTCTACCGCGGACTGACATCGGCAGGAATAGCCGGCCGCGGTCTGAGGAACAAAGGCAACGGTGCCGAGAAGAACAGGCCCTCGATCAAAGCAAAGGGAAGAAGAGGAAAGTAA
- the rsmA gene encoding 16S rRNA (adenine(1518)-N(6)/adenine(1519)-N(6))-dimethyltransferase RsmA — translation MNRGETGRLMAETGVVPKKSKGQNFLIDDRVADRQVNFSGISKEDRVLEVGPGLGILTSRLIERTDHLTCIEIDEILAGHVESTYGDRLDLIRGDAVRIPFPPFDVFVSNLPYSVSTPIIFKLLEYDFRKAIVMVQKEFADRMIADVGSPDYSRLTVNLFYKAECRLLEKVPRSRFKPQPKVDSAIVEIVPRPAPFEVLDEKTFFDVTEATFNHRRKKIGTSLKAAKMIKDDWDVPFLDSRVEELRPAEIAEIANSVFVLKKECTR, via the coding sequence ATGAACCGAGGCGAAACGGGAAGGCTGATGGCCGAGACCGGCGTGGTCCCTAAGAAGAGCAAGGGTCAGAATTTTCTTATCGATGACAGAGTAGCCGACCGTCAGGTGAATTTCTCAGGCATATCCAAAGAGGATAGAGTATTGGAAGTGGGCCCCGGGCTCGGCATACTGACTTCGAGGCTTATAGAACGCACCGATCACCTGACATGCATAGAGATCGACGAGATCCTTGCGGGCCATGTCGAGAGCACATACGGAGACCGTTTGGATCTGATAAGGGGCGATGCCGTCAGGATCCCGTTCCCGCCGTTCGATGTGTTCGTCAGCAACCTCCCCTACAGCGTCTCCACGCCGATAATATTCAAGCTTCTGGAGTATGATTTCAGGAAAGCGATCGTGATGGTGCAGAAAGAATTCGCCGACAGGATGATCGCCGACGTAGGAAGCCCCGATTATTCAAGGCTGACAGTGAACCTGTTCTATAAGGCGGAATGCAGGCTTTTGGAGAAGGTACCGAGGTCGAGATTCAAACCTCAGCCCAAGGTCGATTCCGCGATAGTGGAGATCGTCCCGAGACCCGCTCCCTTTGAAGTACTGGATGAGAAAACGTTCTTTGATGTGACAGAAGCGACATTCAATCACAGAAGGAAGAAGATAGGAACATCTCTGAAAGCAGCGAAGATGATCAAAGACGATTGGGATGTCCCGTTCTTGGACTCGAGGGTGGAGGAACTGCGCCCGGCAGAGATCGCCGAGATAGCCAACTCTGTATTTGTTTTAAAGAAAGAATGCACTCGTTGA
- a CDS encoding 50S ribosomal protein L21e: protein MKASRGTRTKTRQLLQKKPRARGLSPITKAFQQFEAGEKVNIIIDPSVHKGMPFSRFHGKTGVVVGPRGAAYEVEVKEGDKTKMVVARPEHLVRNRA from the coding sequence ATGAAGGCATCCAGAGGAACAAGGACAAAGACCCGCCAGCTGTTGCAGAAGAAACCGAGGGCGCGCGGACTTTCGCCCATAACAAAAGCTTTCCAGCAGTTCGAGGCCGGAGAGAAGGTCAACATTATTATAGACCCGAGTGTCCACAAGGGAATGCCATTTTCCAGATTCCACGGGAAGACCGGCGTCGTCGTCGGCCCCAGAGGGGCGGCGTATGAGGTCGAGGTAAAGGAAGGCGACAAGACCAAGATGGTCGTTGCACGCCCGGAGCACCTTGTAAGGAACAGGGCATAA